A single window of Paenibacillus sp. SYP-B4298 DNA harbors:
- the acpP gene encoding acyl carrier protein produces MSDVVERVKRIVVDRLGVDEAEVTLEASFKDDLGADSLDVVELVMELEDEFDLEISDEDAEKITTVGEVVNYIQSHT; encoded by the coding sequence ATGTCAGACGTAGTGGAACGTGTAAAACGCATCGTCGTTGACCGCCTTGGCGTTGACGAAGCTGAAGTAACGCTGGAAGCATCTTTCAAGGATGATCTTGGCGCTGATTCTCTCGATGTCGTGGAATTGGTCATGGAACTTGAAGACGAGTTCGACTTGGAGATCTCTGATGAGGATGCAGAGAAAATCACCACTGTGGGAGAAGTAGTCAATTACATACAATCTCATACGTAA